A genomic window from Streptomyces sp. MST-110588 includes:
- a CDS encoding MFS transporter produces the protein MTQTSRTDARVAARLDRLPPSRWHRRLTRVVGIGAFFDLYEIFLGGVLGAVLAERWQLGHTARSWVIASAFLGMFVGANLLSVLADRFGRRRMFLVNLAVYSLFSLLCAFAPDVRWLIALRFLSGLGLGAELVLVDTYLAEFLPRAVRGRYLAHAYTLGFLGVPVAAFAGARLVASRDILGVEGWRWLLVGGALGAAFIQLMRSRLPESPRWLTVHGREEDAARIVAGIEERVARETGGSLPSVAETRTVPERRVPLGEMFRGEHRRRTVMWWIFQVLQTVGYYGFGSLAPVVLAAKGHTVTASLGYAALSFCGYPIGSALSVPLIDRIERKTLIIASALGIAVCGLAFGFAGATVPIVIAGLALTVCSNVFSNAFHVYQTEIFPTGLRSSAIGIAYSLSRLTTVILPFVALGVLVRLGPAAVFVGSAGLMVLLCLNVALLGPRTTGRSLERI, from the coding sequence ATGACGCAGACCTCTCGCACCGACGCACGGGTCGCGGCACGGCTGGACCGCCTGCCGCCGTCCCGCTGGCACCGCCGCCTGACCCGCGTCGTCGGCATCGGCGCCTTCTTCGACCTCTACGAGATCTTCCTCGGCGGGGTGCTGGGCGCGGTGCTCGCCGAGCGCTGGCAACTCGGCCACACCGCCAGGTCCTGGGTCATCGCCTCCGCGTTCCTGGGGATGTTCGTCGGCGCCAACCTGCTGTCCGTACTGGCCGACCGCTTCGGGCGGCGCCGGATGTTCCTGGTCAACCTGGCCGTGTACTCCCTGTTCTCCCTGCTCTGCGCCTTCGCCCCGGACGTACGCTGGCTGATCGCCCTGCGCTTCCTGTCCGGTCTGGGGCTGGGCGCCGAACTCGTCCTGGTCGACACCTATCTCGCCGAGTTCCTGCCGCGCGCGGTACGCGGCCGGTACCTCGCGCACGCCTACACGCTGGGGTTCCTCGGCGTTCCCGTCGCCGCCTTCGCCGGCGCGCGCCTGGTGGCCTCGCGCGACATCCTGGGCGTCGAGGGGTGGCGCTGGCTGCTGGTCGGCGGGGCGCTGGGGGCCGCCTTCATCCAGCTCATGCGCTCCCGGCTGCCGGAGTCACCGCGCTGGCTGACCGTGCACGGCCGGGAGGAGGATGCGGCGCGGATCGTCGCGGGGATCGAGGAACGGGTGGCCCGGGAGACCGGCGGGAGCCTGCCGTCGGTGGCCGAGACCCGGACCGTACCGGAGCGCCGTGTTCCGCTGGGGGAGATGTTCCGGGGCGAGCACCGGCGGCGCACCGTCATGTGGTGGATCTTCCAGGTCCTCCAGACCGTCGGCTACTACGGCTTCGGCTCGCTGGCGCCGGTCGTCCTGGCCGCCAAGGGGCACACCGTCACCGCCTCCCTCGGCTACGCCGCGCTCAGCTTCTGCGGCTACCCGATCGGGTCGGCGCTGTCCGTACCGCTCATCGACCGGATCGAGCGCAAGACGCTGATCATCGCCTCGGCACTGGGCATCGCGGTCTGCGGCCTGGCCTTCGGCTTCGCCGGCGCCACCGTACCGATCGTGATTGCGGGGCTCGCGCTGACCGTGTGCAGCAATGTCTTCTCCAACGCCTTCCACGTCTACCAGACCGAGATCTTCCCGACCGGTCTGCGCAGCAGCGCCATCGGCATCGCCTACTCGCTCTCCCGGCTGACGACGGTGATACTGCCCTTCGTCGCGCTCGGCGTGCTGGTGCGGCTGGGGCCGGCCGCGGTGTTCGTGGGCTCGGCGGGCCTGATGGTGCTGCTGTGCCTGAACGTGGCGCTGCTGGGGCCGCGTACGACGGGACGCAGCCTGGAGCGCATATGA
- a CDS encoding glycosyltransferase family 2 protein — protein sequence MSSFLRPAETAGNPLELISQPVQYRPVSSYLAIAPPVSVVIPAMNEAENLPYVFKTLPEWIHEVVLVDGNSTDDTVKVARELRPDVKVVAQRGKGKGDALISGFDACTGDIIVMVDADGSADGAEIVSYVSALVGGADFAKGSRFANGGGTDDMTPVRKLGNRVLTTIVNAKFGARYTDLCYGYNAFWRHCLEEIALDCAGFEVETVMNIRVVKAGLKVQEIPSHEYHRIHGVSNLRAVRDGLRVLKVILRERGTRRRRPTGPTMITGEAS from the coding sequence ATGAGCTCATTCCTTCGCCCCGCGGAAACAGCCGGAAATCCGTTGGAACTGATTTCTCAGCCGGTCCAGTACCGTCCCGTTTCCTCGTATCTGGCGATAGCGCCGCCGGTCAGCGTCGTCATACCGGCCATGAACGAGGCGGAAAACCTTCCGTATGTATTCAAGACATTGCCGGAGTGGATACACGAAGTGGTCCTGGTCGACGGCAATTCGACGGACGACACCGTAAAAGTCGCCCGCGAGCTGCGGCCGGACGTCAAAGTCGTCGCGCAGCGCGGCAAAGGCAAAGGGGACGCGCTGATCAGCGGGTTCGACGCCTGCACGGGCGACATCATCGTCATGGTCGACGCCGACGGTTCGGCCGACGGCGCCGAGATCGTCAGCTATGTCTCCGCGCTGGTCGGCGGCGCGGACTTCGCCAAGGGCTCGCGCTTCGCCAACGGCGGCGGCACGGACGACATGACGCCCGTCCGCAAGCTGGGCAACCGCGTCCTGACGACGATCGTCAACGCCAAGTTCGGGGCCCGCTACACCGACCTGTGCTACGGCTACAACGCCTTCTGGCGGCACTGCCTGGAAGAGATCGCCCTGGACTGCGCCGGCTTCGAGGTCGAGACGGTGATGAACATCCGCGTCGTGAAGGCCGGCCTGAAAGTGCAGGAGATTCCCAGCCACGAGTACCACCGCATCCACGGCGTGAGCAATCTGCGCGCCGTACGGGACGGGTTACGCGTCCTGAAGGTGATACTGCGCGAGCGCGGTACCCGGCGCAGGCGTCCCACCGGCCCCACCATGATCACAGGAGAGGCGTCTTGA
- a CDS encoding GNAT family N-acetyltransferase: MDTSEISVYRPGELSGADRAAWTAVQSQAPIWGAPQLANPFLAPEFALAIGRCRRGVRIAVIREDGVPAAFLPFQRSAMGVGRAIGLGVSDAQGLVHRPGFQWDARELLHACRLSVLEFDHLVADQKPFEEWPLTSHPSPVMDLEQGFEAYLGQVRKHSPRFVRGTRAKERRLRRDVGELRYVHDERDPQMLRTLIGWKSAQYRRTGRSDRFAHAWIVHLAEQLFHTRTATFAGLLSVLYAGDRPVAAHFGLRSERVLTCWFPAYDTTYAKYSPGLVLHLRMAEAAAADSMAYIDLGRGEKQYKNSLKTRELLVSEGWVMRRHPVALCHRARRAPVRALRNTVVSRPELFTPADRLLKRMGRIRSIR, translated from the coding sequence GTGGATACCAGTGAGATCAGCGTGTATCGCCCGGGTGAACTCAGCGGCGCGGACCGGGCCGCGTGGACCGCTGTGCAGTCCCAGGCCCCCATATGGGGCGCCCCGCAACTGGCGAACCCTTTCCTCGCACCGGAGTTCGCCCTGGCGATCGGCCGCTGCCGTCGTGGGGTACGGATCGCGGTCATCCGGGAGGACGGCGTACCGGCCGCGTTCCTGCCCTTCCAGCGCTCGGCGATGGGCGTGGGGCGGGCGATCGGCCTGGGTGTCTCCGATGCGCAAGGGCTGGTGCACCGCCCCGGCTTCCAATGGGACGCCCGCGAACTCCTGCACGCCTGCCGTCTGTCGGTGCTCGAATTCGATCATCTGGTGGCCGATCAGAAGCCGTTCGAGGAGTGGCCGCTGACCAGTCACCCCTCCCCCGTCATGGACCTCGAGCAGGGCTTCGAGGCGTACCTGGGCCAGGTGCGCAAGCACTCCCCGCGGTTCGTGCGCGGCACCCGCGCCAAGGAGCGCAGACTGCGCCGGGACGTGGGCGAGCTGCGCTACGTCCACGACGAGCGTGACCCGCAGATGCTGCGTACGCTCATCGGCTGGAAGTCGGCGCAGTACCGCAGGACCGGGCGCAGCGACCGCTTCGCCCACGCCTGGATCGTGCACCTGGCCGAGCAGCTCTTCCACACCCGCACCGCCACCTTCGCCGGCCTGCTGTCCGTCCTGTACGCGGGCGACCGGCCGGTCGCCGCGCACTTCGGGCTGCGTTCGGAGCGGGTGCTCACCTGCTGGTTCCCGGCGTACGACACCACGTACGCGAAGTACTCCCCCGGGCTGGTCCTGCATCTGCGGATGGCCGAGGCAGCCGCCGCCGATTCGATGGCGTACATCGATCTGGGCCGTGGTGAAAAACAATACAAGAACTCCCTGAAGACACGGGAGCTTCTGGTGTCCGAAGGGTGGGTGATGCGCCGCCATCCGGTGGCGCTGTGTCATCGTGCGCGGCGTGCTCCGGTGCGGGCCCTGCGCAACACCGTGGTATCCCGGCCGGAATTGTTCACCCCGGCCGATCGTCTTCTCAAGCGGATGGGCCGGATCCGGTCGATCCGTTGA
- a CDS encoding serine/threonine-protein kinase — MSEGSMSGGPGDGSPEGGRSGGGRSGGGRVLAGRYRLIDELGRGGMGVVWRARDELLHREVAIKEVRAPRALTEAEERLLYARLEREGRAAARISHPNVITVYDVLIEGASGGGTGAAGEPGGGAAPGGRPWIVMELIRGLSLADVLEAEGPMAPARAAAIGARVLAALRVAHTAGVLHRDVKPGNVLLANDGRVVLTDFGIATVAGSSALTMTGELVGSPEFLAPERALGRTPGPESDLWSLGVTLYAAVEGYSPFRQDTPLSTLRAVVDERVPPPRRAGPLTPVLDGLLRKDPRERLEAARAQHMLEEVAGGGAPPTVVVPPAGGYTPTVAAPGPAYSPAGPAVPPEGGAAFPPEGGTGAAGQAGAGGRDTGGRGRRPALLAAGAVLALLAVVATAWALVNGSGGGGQGGQGAHSGSAGGGGTSTSGGGAGSGGKDSGSPSTGGSGTPGKNGGGTGGGGNTTSKPPPRPTVTVYVTAVRDRYTGACPPAAGAAPAFSAVIGVDHGPAEVVYRWITDSGRTSDPAWKTASFTGHGSGKVTVHHTETTYEAGGTLTDRIGVRVKSPVSVESDRVSFSVTCEEAPTGGASSSPADGGTYSGGSTGTPYAGALATGTPYAAERRTGR, encoded by the coding sequence ATGAGCGAGGGTTCCATGAGCGGGGGTCCCGGGGACGGGAGCCCTGAAGGCGGACGTTCCGGAGGCGGACGTTCCGGAGGCGGCCGGGTTCTGGCGGGCCGTTACCGTCTGATCGACGAGCTGGGCCGGGGCGGCATGGGCGTGGTGTGGCGTGCCCGCGACGAGCTGCTGCACCGCGAGGTCGCCATCAAGGAGGTACGGGCGCCGCGCGCGCTGACCGAGGCCGAGGAGCGGCTGCTGTACGCCCGTCTGGAGCGGGAGGGCCGGGCCGCGGCCCGTATCTCGCACCCCAACGTGATCACGGTCTACGACGTACTGATCGAGGGCGCGTCCGGCGGGGGGACGGGCGCCGCAGGGGAGCCGGGTGGCGGGGCCGCGCCGGGCGGCCGGCCCTGGATCGTCATGGAACTGATCCGCGGCCTGTCCCTGGCCGATGTCCTGGAAGCCGAGGGGCCGATGGCCCCCGCCCGGGCCGCCGCGATCGGCGCCCGGGTGCTGGCGGCGCTGCGGGTGGCGCACACCGCGGGGGTGCTGCACCGCGATGTCAAGCCCGGCAACGTCCTGCTGGCCAACGACGGACGGGTGGTGCTGACGGATTTCGGGATCGCGACGGTGGCGGGGTCCTCGGCGCTCACGATGACGGGCGAACTGGTCGGTTCGCCCGAATTCCTCGCGCCCGAGCGTGCCTTGGGCCGCACTCCGGGCCCGGAATCGGACCTGTGGTCGCTGGGTGTCACCCTGTACGCCGCCGTGGAGGGGTACTCACCCTTCCGGCAGGACACTCCGCTCAGCACGTTGCGCGCGGTGGTCGACGAGCGGGTGCCGCCGCCTCGGCGTGCCGGTCCGCTCACGCCCGTACTGGACGGTCTGCTGCGCAAGGACCCACGGGAGCGGCTGGAGGCGGCCCGGGCTCAGCACATGCTGGAGGAGGTGGCCGGGGGCGGGGCGCCGCCCACGGTGGTGGTGCCGCCGGCGGGCGGCTACACCCCGACCGTGGCCGCGCCGGGGCCCGCCTACAGTCCGGCCGGTCCTGCCGTGCCGCCCGAGGGCGGTGCCGCGTTCCCGCCGGAGGGCGGCACCGGGGCCGCCGGGCAGGCCGGCGCGGGCGGCAGGGACACGGGCGGCCGGGGCCGCCGGCCGGCGCTGCTGGCGGCCGGCGCGGTGCTGGCCCTGCTGGCGGTGGTGGCGACGGCCTGGGCGCTGGTCAACGGGTCCGGGGGCGGCGGGCAGGGCGGGCAGGGCGCGCACAGCGGCTCCGCCGGGGGCGGCGGCACCAGCACCTCGGGCGGCGGCGCGGGAAGCGGCGGCAAAGACTCCGGATCACCGAGCACCGGCGGAAGCGGTACGCCAGGAAAGAACGGCGGCGGCACCGGAGGCGGCGGTAATACGACGTCCAAGCCGCCGCCCCGCCCCACCGTCACCGTGTACGTCACCGCGGTCCGTGACCGCTATACGGGCGCCTGCCCGCCGGCCGCCGGCGCGGCCCCGGCCTTCTCCGCCGTCATCGGGGTCGACCACGGCCCGGCCGAGGTCGTCTACCGCTGGATCACCGACTCCGGCCGCACTTCCGACCCGGCGTGGAAGACCGCCTCGTTCACGGGCCACGGCAGCGGCAAGGTCACCGTCCATCACACCGAGACGACGTACGAGGCGGGCGGGACGCTCACCGACCGGATCGGCGTACGGGTCAAGAGCCCCGTGAGCGTGGAGTCCGACCGGGTGAGCTTCTCCGTGACGTGCGAGGAGGCCCCGACGGGCGGGGCCTCCTCTTCTCCTGCCGACGGAGGAACCTACTCGGGAGGTTCCACGGGCACCCCGTATGCCGGTGCCCTGGCCACCGGTACTCCCTACGCGGCGGAGCGCAGGACCGGCAGGTAG
- a CDS encoding SGNH/GDSL hydrolase family protein, producing MKLSRFGGILSAFTATMALGLSGAGAATAATPQARATGYVALGDSYSAGVGAGSYDSASGSCKRSTKAYPALWAAANSVSSFTFSACSGARTGDVLSKQLGALNSSTGLVSITVGGNDAGFADTMKVCATDTESACLTRVAQARTYIQGTLPGKLDQVYNAISGKAAAARVVVLGYPHIYKLGGTCIGLSEKVRTAINAAADDINTVTAKRAADHGFAFGDVNTTFAGHELCSGSPWLHSITLPVDESYHPTAAGQSGGYLPVLRSAA from the coding sequence ATGAAACTGTCCCGGTTCGGGGGCATCCTGTCCGCGTTCACCGCCACCATGGCGCTCGGCCTTTCCGGCGCGGGCGCCGCCACCGCCGCCACACCACAGGCCAGAGCCACCGGCTACGTAGCACTGGGCGACTCCTACTCCGCGGGGGTCGGCGCCGGCAGCTACGACAGCGCCAGCGGCTCGTGCAAGCGCAGCACGAAGGCGTACCCGGCCCTGTGGGCCGCCGCGAACTCCGTGTCCTCCTTCACGTTCAGCGCCTGTTCGGGTGCCCGTACCGGTGACGTGCTCAGCAAGCAGCTCGGCGCGCTGAACTCCTCGACGGGCCTGGTCAGCATCACCGTCGGCGGCAACGACGCCGGCTTCGCCGACACCATGAAGGTCTGCGCCACGGACACCGAGAGCGCCTGCCTGACGCGGGTCGCCCAGGCCCGTACGTACATCCAGGGCACCCTGCCCGGAAAGCTCGACCAGGTGTACAACGCCATCTCGGGCAAGGCCGCCGCCGCACGGGTGGTCGTCCTGGGCTACCCGCACATCTACAAGCTCGGCGGCACCTGTATCGGCCTGTCCGAGAAGGTCCGTACGGCGATCAACGCCGCCGCGGACGACATCAACACCGTCACCGCCAAGCGCGCCGCCGACCACGGCTTCGCCTTCGGTGACGTCAACACCACCTTCGCCGGGCACGAACTGTGCTCCGGCTCACCGTGGCTGCACAGCATCACCCTGCCCGTCGACGAGTCCTACCACCCGACCGCCGCCGGACAGTCCGGCGGCTACCTGCCGGTCCTGCGCTCCGCCGCGTAG
- a CDS encoding type ISP restriction/modification enzyme, whose translation MPWSVAPLRLGRAWVMAPDARTLRARWEALLRAGDDAARERLFRVTRARTPLSAVAQLPGQRTPTGRLAHAAGPCPEPVRVLHGAYDQQWLLPDHRLIDCARPELWRVADERQIFLVEQAYVPPGDGPAVIASALLPDGRSPAGRPGRIRPLYRRPGGCEPNLAPGLLTLLARRLGRSAGPQDVLAWTAACAGHPQGAGRAARAGGELGCAVPLTADPEVWAAGVELGRRLLWLHTRGLRGAGGTGGDGAGGTGAGAGGLGGTGTDAGGGRPRMPGGRRPYVRAALPSRGLPDTVSYDPQEEALLIGGSGRISPVPAGAWDHRAGGVRVLEAWFGRRGVRCAEPGPESGAGAGPGSGTGSGTGSGTGPDAPEPGTLEAVRPAAWPQEWTSELLELITVLALEAELRPRREALARAVSRAPRIEAAELRAAGVLPPSGAARRPASVLDHHEEGPGGQFALL comes from the coding sequence ATGCCCTGGTCCGTCGCCCCGCTGCGGCTCGGCCGGGCGTGGGTCATGGCCCCGGACGCCCGTACGCTGCGGGCCCGCTGGGAGGCGCTGCTGCGAGCCGGTGACGACGCCGCGCGCGAGCGGCTCTTCCGGGTCACCCGGGCCCGTACGCCGCTGAGCGCCGTCGCCCAACTGCCCGGACAGCGCACCCCGACCGGGCGGCTGGCGCACGCCGCGGGCCCGTGCCCTGAGCCCGTACGGGTGCTGCACGGCGCGTACGACCAGCAGTGGCTGCTGCCGGACCACCGGCTGATCGACTGCGCCCGTCCGGAGCTGTGGCGGGTCGCGGACGAGCGGCAGATCTTCCTGGTCGAGCAGGCGTACGTCCCACCGGGGGACGGACCCGCGGTCATCGCCTCCGCGCTGCTGCCGGACGGGCGCTCCCCGGCCGGCCGGCCCGGGCGCATCAGGCCCCTGTACCGGCGGCCCGGCGGCTGCGAGCCCAACCTCGCTCCGGGCCTGCTCACGCTGCTCGCCCGGCGCCTGGGCCGCTCGGCCGGGCCGCAGGACGTCCTGGCCTGGACGGCCGCGTGCGCCGGCCATCCGCAGGGAGCGGGGAGGGCGGCGCGGGCCGGAGGGGAGCTTGGCTGTGCCGTGCCGCTGACCGCGGATCCCGAGGTATGGGCGGCGGGTGTGGAGCTGGGCCGGCGGCTGCTGTGGCTGCACACGCGCGGCCTGCGGGGCGCGGGCGGGACGGGCGGGGACGGCGCGGGTGGTACGGGGGCGGGCGCGGGCGGCCTGGGCGGTACGGGCACGGACGCGGGCGGCGGACGCCCTCGGATGCCCGGAGGCCGCCGCCCGTACGTACGGGCCGCGCTCCCCTCCCGGGGCCTGCCGGACACGGTGTCCTACGACCCGCAGGAAGAGGCGCTGCTCATCGGGGGGAGCGGCCGGATCTCGCCGGTACCCGCCGGGGCCTGGGACCACCGCGCGGGCGGCGTACGGGTACTGGAGGCGTGGTTCGGGCGGCGCGGTGTCCGCTGCGCGGAGCCGGGACCTGAGTCGGGGGCGGGCGCTGGGCCGGGGTCAGGGACGGGGTCAGGAACGGGATCAGGAACGGGGCCGGACGCCCCCGAGCCGGGCACGCTGGAGGCGGTACGTCCCGCGGCCTGGCCGCAGGAATGGACCTCGGAGCTGCTGGAACTGATCACGGTGCTGGCCCTGGAGGCCGAACTCCGTCCCCGCCGCGAGGCGTTGGCCCGCGCGGTCTCAAGGGCCCCGCGGATCGAGGCGGCGGAGCTGCGGGCGGCGGGCGTACTGCCCCCATCCGGAGCGGCCCGGCGCCCCGCGTCCGTCCTCGACCACCACGAGGAAGGGCCCGGGGGCCAGTTCGCCCTCCTGTGA